From a single Rutidosis leptorrhynchoides isolate AG116_Rl617_1_P2 chromosome 5, CSIRO_AGI_Rlap_v1, whole genome shotgun sequence genomic region:
- the LOC139848482 gene encoding secreted RxLR effector protein 161-like, whose amino-acid sequence MSMLEELHFFLGLEVKQLSTGIFIGQSKYISGMFRKFNFPEMKTSPTPMSINISLHADLDGQPFDQTLYRSLISSLMYLTASRPNIMLAVCLCARFQANPRYSHYKVVMRIFSYLKGTPDLGLWYPFGTGFNLTVFTDADHGGDQVKRKSTSGGLQFLGSKLVSWSSRKQNCISLSTAESEYIVAASCCSQVLWMQTQLLDYGFKCHK is encoded by the coding sequence atgagcatgctcgaAGAACTTCATTTCTTTCTGGGACTAGAAGTTAAACAACTTTCAACGGGGATTTTCATCGGACAATCGAAATACATTTCCGGCATGTTCAGAAAGTTTAACTTCCCTGAGATGAAAACCAGCCCCACTCCAATGTCAATCAACATATCATTACATGCTGATCTGGATGGTCAACCTTTTGATCAAACTCTCTATAGGAGCTTAATTAGCTCGTTGATGTATCTCACTGCTAGCAGACCCAACATCATGCTTGCTGTATGTCTTTGTGCCCGATTTCAAGCCAACCCTAGATACTCTCACTACAAAGTTGTAATGAGAATATTTAGCTATCTCAAAGGCACGCCTGATCTTGGACTCTGGTATCCCTTTGGGACTGGATTCAATCTTACGGTATTCACGGATGCTGACCATGGTGGCGACCAAGTAAAACGAAAAAGCACTTCTGGTGGTCTCCAATTTCTCGGTAGCAAATTAGTCAGCTGGTCTTCTCGCAAACAAAACTGCATCTCTCTTTCCACCGCTGAGTCTGAATACATTGTAGCTGCTAGCTGTTGCtcacaagtactgtggatgcaaactcaactactTGACTACGGATTCAAATGtcacaaatga